The nucleotide window GTCGAGATCGTCAACCTGCGCCCCAACGACATGAAGAACAACCAGATCCCGGAAGCGGGCCGGGAGCTGGATGCCATCGTCGAGTCGACCGAGTCCGCCACCCATACGATCATGGAAGCGGCCGAGACCATCATGGCCGCCGACGACATGGACCACGACGCCTACCAGGCGCTGGTCAACGACAAGATGATCGAGATTTTCGAGGCCTGCGCCTTCCAGGACATCACCGGCCAGCGAATCTCGAAGGTGGTCAGTGCCCTCAATGCCATCGACAGCCGTGTGTCGGCCTTCGTCGAGCGGCTGCGCATTGCCGAGAGCGATGATGCGCCGCAGGAAGAGACCGACGAGGAGCGCCGCCGCCGCGACCTGATCCTGCACGGACCCCAGCATGCGGGCGAGGGCGTGTCGCAGGCCGATGTCGACAGCATGCTGTCGGGCGCCCAGGACGAGATCGACCGCCTGTTCGGCTGATGCCGGGCGGCAAGAATACCAAGGACAAAACGGGAGGGGAGCACCCGTTTCGCGCGTCCGCAAAGAGACGCGATCCTGCCTGGCCGGCGCCCCCCGCGAGCGGCCGGAAACTGAAAGAAAGGCCGGATCGGTTGATCCGGCCTTTTTTCATGTCCGCCTTTTCACGCAACTCGACTTTTCATGCCGGGCAGCTTTCCGGTGCCGCCGGTTACTGCTGCGGCTGCGTGCCGGTCTCTGCCGTCACCACCACGGCTGCCGGCGGCGTGGTGGTGGGAGCTGCGGGCGCTGCCGGAGCCGCGTTCATGTAGAAGCGCTGGCCGTTGATCTCGACGAACTGGTTGCCGCTCGCATCCGTCTGGATGATCGGCTGGGCCTGCGAGGGAGCCGCCTGCAGGGCGGGCGAGGGCGCCGGCTCCGGCTGCTGCGACTGGGCCGGAGCGGCTGCTGCCGGCGTCGGTTCCTGTGCGGCACTGTCGCCTGCGCTCGCTCCTGGGGCCGCGCCGCTGACCAGCGGGAAGGCCGCGGTCAGGGGAAATGCCGCCGAGCCTGATGTTGCGGCCACATCTGACGAGGGCGATGGCATTGGAGCGGCAGGCGTTGCCTGCTGCGGGGCGGGCGAGGGCGCCGGCTGCTGCAACCGGGCCGGAGCCGCTGCCGGCATCGCCTCCTGCCCGCCAGGACCGGCAAGCGGCGGGAAACTGCCGGCCGGCTGGGTGCCGGCTCCCGAGACTGCGCCGTTGACCAGCGGGAAGGATGCCGAGCCGGCGGTCGCGGCGGCCGTTGTTCCGGGCTGCTGTGTCGGCGCGGGGAAGGCGGCCTGCTGGCCCTGCTGCGGGAAGCCGCCTTGCTGCGGAGTGGGGAAGGCGGCCTGCTGGCCTTGCTGCGGGAAGCCGCCTTGTTGCGGAGCCGGGAAGGCAGCCTGCTGTTGCTGCCCCCCCTGCGGGACGGGCTGCTGCATGGGCGGGAAGCCCTGCTGGGCAGGGTAGCCGCCGACCGGCATGCCGTAGGCCGGCTGTGGCTGCTGCTGATAGGCCGGCTGCTGCTGATAGGCCGGCATCGTGCCGGGCTGCATGTAGGGCGCCGGCTGGCCGGGGGCCGTTGCCATGCTGCCGCCGGAATTGACGCGCGCGAACAGGAGGCCGGCCT belongs to Stappia indica and includes:
- a CDS encoding peptidoglycan-binding domain-containing protein translates to MFRKTSLLMAAASLALVPVAAPEPAHAGGEGVAAGIIGFAAGAIIGSQMNRPRERRVYRTAPQRPRRSAAEREYWMNVQASLNRLGFDAGPVDGAPGRKTRSAVTQFQMSINAVPDGKLTSDQAGLLFARVNSGGSMATAPGQPAPYMQPGTMPAYQQQPAYQQQPQPAYGMPVGGYPAQQGFPPMQQPVPQGGQQQQAAFPAPQQGGFPQQGQQAAFPTPQQGGFPQQGQQAAFPAPTQQPGTTAAATAGSASFPLVNGAVSGAGTQPAGSFPPLAGPGGQEAMPAAAPARLQQPAPSPAPQQATPAAPMPSPSSDVAATSGSAAFPLTAAFPLVSGAAPGASAGDSAAQEPTPAAAAPAQSQQPEPAPSPALQAAPSQAQPIIQTDASGNQFVEINGQRFYMNAAPAAPAAPTTTPPAAVVVTAETGTQPQQ
- a CDS encoding protein phosphatase CheZ; this encodes MGALEKKDLAQLITFLEQNRDRQGDVTLNDVIDLAEVMTGSMREFLGAIQPTITAELTAIADEISRLKVEIVNLRPNDMKNNQIPEAGRELDAIVESTESATHTIMEAAETIMAADDMDHDAYQALVNDKMIEIFEACAFQDITGQRISKVVSALNAIDSRVSAFVERLRIAESDDAPQEETDEERRRRDLILHGPQHAGEGVSQADVDSMLSGAQDEIDRLFG